Proteins encoded in a region of the Bactrocera tryoni isolate S06 chromosome 4, CSIRO_BtryS06_freeze2, whole genome shotgun sequence genome:
- the LOC120773580 gene encoding uncharacterized protein LOC120773580 encodes MIVRPIVTYGAVVWAPKAEQTTVALKLSKLQRLACVCMTGAMRTCPTAALEALLELTPLHLLIGQVAKYTLLQMTAEGTGIGKIISSQRMEELSGIIPLAPLPRDGINKKLNFTKKFKITLGSKAEWSDSAFELLLRDSSIRWYTDGSKTSEGIGAGVAGPRTKLSIPMELNLQRGYRNERIAILSDSQAALKAISSYEIKSLLVQECIDRLNSLAECNQVHLIWVPGHRGIAGNELADKLARSAASTSMVGPEPFIAVGPHTIKEQVRNDVAVGREIHWQHLSGLRHAKLLMKSYNLKRFKCIINLPRNKIRLLIAFYTGHCKLKKHLFNMGLASCANCRFCDLEPETPEHLLMDCTAICRRRTKALGSMFLNRDHIASIAPSSILEFINLLGLAETL; translated from the exons atgatagtgcgaccAATTGTCACCTACGGGGCGGTGGTGTGGGCACCGAAAGCAGAGCAGACGACGGTAGCACTCAAACTATCGAAACTGCAAAGGCTTGCGTGCGTCTGTATGACAGGAGCTATGCGCACCTGCCCGACAGCTGCACTTGAGGCCCTGCTGGAGCTCACCCCGCTACACCTACTAATTGGTCAAGTCGCCAAGTACACTCTgcttcaaatgacagcagagGGGACTGGCATAGGTAAAATAATCTCGTCCCAACGCATGGAAGAGCTAAGTGGCATTATACCACTGGCTCCTCTTCCAAGGGACGGCATTAACAAAAAGCTGaacttcactaagaagtttaaGATCACCCTCGGCAGCAAGGCCGAATGGAGCGACTCCGCATTCGAGCTGCTACTCAGGGATAGCTCGATcaggtggtacaccgacggctcgaaaacgtcggagggaattggcGCAGGGGTCGCAGGACCACGCACaaaactctccatacctatgg AGTTGAACCTCCAACGCGGCTATCGCAACGAACGTATAGCTATACttagcgacagtcaagcggcactcAAGGCGATCTCGTCTTACGAGATAAAATcgctattggtgcaggagtgtatagaCCGGCTCAACAGTCTTGCAGAATGCAACCAGGTGCACCTTatttgggtgccaggccacagagGCATCGCCGGTAATGAACTGGCCGATAAGCTTGCCCGCTCTGCAGCATCCACCAGCATGGTAGGACCGGAACCTTTCATAGCGGTGGGTCCCCACACCATAAAGGAGCAGGTCCGCAATGATGTAGCAGTGGGTAGGGAGATACATTGGCAACACCTTTCAGGCTTGCGGCACGCAAAGTTGCTGATGAAGAGTTATAACCTCAAAAGGTTTAAATGCATAATCAATCTCCCAAGAAATAAAATCAGGCTACTGATCGCCTTCTACACCGGCCATTGCAAGCTGAAGAAGCACTTATtcaacatgggcctagcttcttgtgcaaattgccggttctgcgattTGGAACccgaaactccagaacacctgctaatggaTTGCACGGCAATCTGTAGGCGCAGGACCAAGGCCCTAGGATCCATGTTTctaaatagggatcacatcgcctcaatagcacctagcagtatattggagtTCATCAATTTGCTGGGGCTAGCTGAGACTCTGTGA
- the LOC120774443 gene encoding ATP synthase subunit delta, mitochondrial — MSFVRNARYLMGRSIHNIQKRGFADEMKLTFAAANQTFYDQSEVRQIDVPSFSGSFGILAKHVPTLAVLKPGVVQVIENDGKTSKYFVSSGSITVNEDSSVQVLAEEAHKVEDIDVSEAKQLLSQYQSQLNSASSEEAKAEAAIAIECAEALVRAAE, encoded by the exons ATGTCGTTTGTTCGGAATGCTCGTTATTTAATGGGGCGCAGCATCCATAATATACAAAAGCGCGGATTTGCTGATGAGATGAAACTTACTTTCGCTGCTGCtaatcaaacattttatgaTCAATCGGAGGTTCGTCAGATTGATGTTCCTTCATTCAGCGGAAGTTTTGGTATACTTGCAAAACACGTACCCACTTTAG ccgttttgaagccTGGTGTAGTGCAGGTCATTGAAAACGATGGAAAAAcctcaaaatattttgtatcaaGTGGCTCAATAACAGTAAATGAAGATTCATCTGTTCAAGTTTTGGCTGAGGAAGCGCATAAGGTCGAGGATATTGACGTTTCTGAGGCGAAACAGCTTTTGTCACAATATCAATCACAACTAAATTCTGCTTCCAGTGAAGAA GCTAAAGCGGAAGCAGCCATAGCTATTGAATGTGCAGAGGCTCTTGTCCGCGCTGCAgaataa
- the LOC120774442 gene encoding uncharacterized protein LOC120774442, with the protein MMTVNSRVFQYYLDNFFKFPKEIRNDIVYCQRSLKAHIKVHQMVIDVFNHEEDADPAQKQRILEEIESEIYEINAEQHFLFLRLRRIVDEFTKMLKRNDVLIDYEAINSTISKEVVPLINDLTIEILPATVLFRNTEQKLIEKYFEVQKEKIVYEIEDSDEDHNQILSSGDLIDDFSATSNDAFHLQGPGGNSNSLSQMSLLKPISQRLVGSGRFTDASKFLQMNLVEEKANDEALKDDVLPLEDVSDFPGTSHKSNESIEPLEDLPVSKNVKISRLNLRQALNKARTENMVAKAAASMIARAIPTSSTSVCPASTSLESVTHSQRKYEVRTRSSRNTSGNVLTGAIVAREKNTSELNSSSDDSNPERLQTTTQCQWTIMDSTELRTLPEHYGQEMFLRLFQLFTPIMLVQMQQRRSKRKRRTVHNNERADFHYGRIEYGSYPPPEKKRKAFLISPQVKRVLQSKRPKRTNTDKNENQAPSRSSSSSPDEKRCCNECLKSGGCFDECLECKGYYHQLCHIEEDEKTTDHSNVPVQGNVLQNLCPACKRQRSSLSSKDALHSTAQELEKKLAHERDRRVNLQQESKMYKLQMRNLFNIVNTIKCDPENDSSG; encoded by the exons ATGATGACAGTGAATTCTcgtgtttttcaatattatttggataatttttttaaatttcccaaAGAAATAAGGAATGATATTGTTTACTGTCAGCGCTCTTTAAAGGCTCATATTAAGGTCCATCAG ATGGTGATCGACGTTTTTAACCACGAGGAAGATGCA GATCCGGCTCAAAAACAACGaattttggaagaaattgaATCGGAGATTTACGAAATAAATGCTGAGCagcattttctatttttacgaCTACGTCGTATAGttgatgaattcacaaaaatgttgaaaaggaATGACGTCCTCATCGATTATGAAGCAATAAATTCTACAATTTCCAAGGAGGTGGTACCACTTATAAATGACCTTACTATTGAAATATTACCCGCAACGGTACTTTTTCGTAATACGGAACAAAAGTTaattgaaaagtattttgaagTACAGAAAGAGAAGATAGTATATGAAATTGAAGATTCGGATGAAGACCATAATCAAATCTTGTCTTCAGGTGACTTGATTGATGATTTTAGCGCCACTAGTAATGATGCCTTCCATTTGCAAGGTCCTGGGGGAAATTCGAATAGTTTGTCTCAAATGTCTTTACTAAAACCAATTTCACAACGATTGGTTGGCAGTGGGCGCTTTACAGATGCttccaaatttttgcaaatgaacCTTGTGGAAGAAAAAGCTAATGATGAGGCATTAAAGGATGATGTACTGCCGTTAGAAGATGTATCAGATTTTCCCGGTACGTCGCATAAAAGTAATGAATCTATTGAGCCATTAGAAGATTTACCTGTTTCTAAGAACGTAAAAATTAGCCGCCTAAATCTCCGGCAAGCTCTTAATAAAGCGCGTACTGAAAATATGGTAGCAAAGGCAGCTGCAAGCATGATAGCGCGAGCTATACCCACTTCCTCGACATCGGTTTGTCCTGCCTCCACTTCTTTAGAATCGGTAACACATTCTCAACGAAAGTATGAAGTCAGAACAAGATCTTCAAGAAATACTAGTGGAAATGTATTAACGGGAGCAATAGTCGcaagagaaaaaaatacatcAGAATTAAATTCATCTTCTGATGATTCTAATCCTGAAAGACTCCAAACCACAACCCAATGCCAATGGACTATCATGGATTCGACTGAACTCCGAACTCTGCCCGAACATTACGGACAAGAAATGTTTTTACgattgtttcaactttttacCCCAATAATGCTCGTTCAGATGCAACAACGTCGTTCGAAACGTAAACGTCGTACTGTCCATAACAACGAACGTGCTGATTTTCACTATGGGCGCATTGAG taTGGTAGCTATCCTCCTCCAGAAAAAAAGCGCAAGGCTTTTCTTATTTCACCACAAGTAAAACGCGTTTTACAATCGAAACGCCCGAAGCGTACTAATACTGACAAAAACGAGAACCAAGCACCTTCTCGATCTAGCTCTAGCTCACCAGACGAAAAACGTTGCTGCAATGAGTGCCTAAAAAGTGGGg GTTGTTTTGATGAATGTCTCGAATGCAAAGGATACTACCATCAATTATGTCATATAGAAGAAGACGAAAAGACAACTGATCATTCAAACGTTCCTGTTCAAGGAAATGTATTACAGAACCTTTGTCCTGCTTGTAAACGTCAGCGATCAAGCTTATCCAGCAAGG ATGCTCTGCATTCCACTGCACAAGAGCTTGAAAAAAAACTGGCTCATGAAAGGGATCGGCGAGTGAATTTACAGCAAGAAAGCAAAATGTACAAATTACAAATGCGCAACCTGTTCAATATTGTTAATACTATCAAATGTGATCCAGAAAACGATAGTTCCGGATAA
- the LOC120774444 gene encoding uncharacterized protein LOC120774444 translates to MHKKVIVASLLLLFIQMSNGLLRRCFQCRSRGELGSCKDPFSFNATDVENEPGLSAVPCASGWCGKVIEGGGTYAVDDYDQAIQRMCVQRGPDDNQDRCANTVYNYKKVYMCFCQGDLCNSSSNISSHFCYLGLVIVAFICNIFFSFQR, encoded by the exons ATGCATAAAAAAGTTATAGTTGCTTCGTTATTGCTTCTTTTTATCCAAATGTCAAATG GTTTGCTTCGTCGGTGTTTTCAATGTCGATCTAGAGGTGAACTTGGAAGCTGTAAAGATCCATTCTCTTTTAATGCAACTGATGTTGAAAATGAACCCGGATTGTCGGCTGTACCATGTGCATCCGGATGGTGTGGGAAAGTAATTGAAGGTGGTGGCACATATGCCGTGGACG ACTATGATCAAGCAATACAGCGGATGTGTGTGCAAAGGGGCCCTGATGACAATCAAGATCGCTGCGCCAACACAgtttacaattataaaaaagtgtatATGTGCTTTTGCCAAGGAGATTTATGCAACTCAAGTTCAAATATTAGCAgtcatttttgttatttgggACTTGTAATAGTCGcttttatatgtaatattttcttttccttcCAACGATAA